One window of the Colletotrichum destructivum chromosome 6, complete sequence genome contains the following:
- a CDS encoding Putative Endonuclease/exonuclease/phosphatase superfamily has protein sequence MSSKYKGKDSGVALVFNGQWVSWLHTTVAYSAFISAFIVGVSLHYHKIVQNEWYGYPEEWFPSVSATIGDRYPERSFYMFFIAITSGPRFALVGLWYLLTRRPGQTLPKFTFAMGILRTVMCGGFTYVTSTDDHDWHDIFMISYIVASLPWTIGCVLLSPPNPQAIKYRKWIASSFFGTLVPLIYFFIQHKVHRVAGAYTIYAFFEWALILFDVAFDAVTALDFSTFEVVIKDVRGASKGENRSSVPSAVLEKEKEKATAGVLTGPFTWAGALDTAADVYHGFIFWTMLTGLGVCVWYFPLWHMGISGYEAFVMSTILPAVLGIRGIRSLVVSNQRAVHLVSLVGLLAYQVTDPAYRLFTVGFAVATSCLAWTATLWSERAHQSRLESKILAWTIGLIASSTAKFIWWTNNPLWPVMHAANGGWNATGFAIAVVAALRFTRRTPLTAGDYPEDSQKRGSSLLAAFGVGGLFFGMHSLLSDTSTMILWVWDGYPIRGPTSNTYGWMTAVAMTAGLLMGLYRPAVMSSWTAYGIGCVGAAVLTSYHHWFGYYGALTTAVYLMGLSVPFLSNAAKRSPGTTFGLGFFIYNVMVLFHVWVVAYAFVPGGPLVREHTDWVMITTFLLIGAGVFDLTSSQARRRETRRSSPSQHKKYHTVAAAFVNVVFLAAAFMRFPTNDYKPYHAEDRIMTAGIWTIHFSLDNDMWSSEYRMRDLIKELELDVVGLLESDLQRIIMGNRDTTQFLAEDLGMYVDYGPGPNKHTWGSALLSKFPILKSTHHLLPSPVGELAPAIAATLDVYGQEVDVFVFHSGQEEDPEDRRLQTEYLSKLMGESKNPSVLLSYLVTKPLEGNYNTYVSSTSGMHDVDPSDWDRWCEYILYKGLKRTGYARVSRSTITDTELQVAKFVIPQTKEEVQRIEAVDDETRNKRVAEEEVPQGWRFPGMFRGQGVRDHRYHVFSEPRYYNH, from the exons ATGTCGTCCAAGtacaagggcaaggacaGCGGCGTCGCGTTGGTCTTCAATGGCCAATGGGTCAGCTGGTTGCACACCACCGTAGCTTACA GTGCATTCATCAGCGCATTCATCGTCGGTGTTTCGCTGCACTACCACAAGATTGTCCAGAATGAGTGGTACGGATACCCCGAAGAGTGGTTtccctccgtctcggcgaccATTGGCGACCGATACCCCGAGCGGTCTTTCTACATGttcttcatcgccatcacctCAGGCCCGCGCTTCGCTCTCGTCGGCCTGTGGTATCTCCTGACGAGGAGACCCGGCCAGACGCTGCCCAAGTTCACCTTCGCAATGGGCATCCTGCGCACCGTCATGTGCGGCGGGTTCACCTACGTCACCTCGACCGACGACCACGACTGGCACGACATCTTCATGATCTCCTACATTGTCGCATCTCTGCCCTGGACCATTGGCTGCGTTCTGCTGAGCCCGCCGAACCCCCAGGCGATCAAGTACCGCAAATGGATTGCTTCGTCCTTCTTCGGAACTCTGGTGCCCTTGATCTACTTCTTCATCCAACATAAGGTTCACCGCGTCGCCGGAG CCTACACCATCTACGCCTTCTTCGAATGggccctcatcctcttcgaTGTCGCCTTTGACGCCGTCACGGCCCTCGACTTCAGCACTTTCGAAGTGGTCATCAAGGATGTCCGGGGAGCAAGCAAGGG TGAAAACCGGTCCTCAGTTCCGTCTGCCGTTTTGGAGAAGGA GAAGGAAAAGGCCACGGCCGGGGTTTTGACCGGTCCCTTCACGTGGGCGGGTGCCCTTgacaccgccgccgatgtTTACCACGGTTTCATCTTCTGGACCATGCTGACCGGCCTCGGCGTGTGCGTGTGGTACTTCCCGCTGTGGCACATGGGCATTTCGGGATACGAGGCCTTCGTCATGTCCACCATTCTGCCCGCCGTCCTGGGAATCCGCGGAATCCGGTCCCTTGTCGTCAGCAACCAGCGGGCCGTTCACCTCGTCTCGCTGGTCGGTCTGCTGGCATATCAAGTAACCGACCCTGCCTACCGTCTCTTCACTGtgggcttcgccgtcgccacgTCCTGCCTCGCCTGGACCGCCACGCTATGGTCCGAGAGAGCGCACCAGAGCCGCCTAGAGTCCAAGATTCTGGCGTGGACCATCGGTCTTAttgcctcgtccacggccAAGTTTATCTGGTGGACCAACAACCCCCTATGGCCCGTCATGCACGCCGCCAACGGGGGCTGGAATGCGACAGGCTTTGCCatcgccgttgtcgccgccCTGCGCTTTACTAGGAGGACGCCCCTGACTGCCGGCGACTACCCCGAGGACTCTCAGAAGCGCGGCTCGtctctcctcgccgcctttgGTGTCGGTGGTCTGTTCTTCGGCATGCATTCCCTGCTCTCCGATACGAGCACCATGATTCTCTGGGTCTGGGACGGCTACCCGATCCGGGGACCTACATCCAACACGTACGGCTGGATGACTGCCGTCGCCATGACTGCTGGTCTCCTGATGGGCCTGTACCGGCCTGCTGTCATGAGCTCGTGGACTGCCTACGGCATCGGCTgtgttggcgccgccgtcttgaCATCTTACCACCACTGGTTCGGCTACTACGGCGCGCTGACGACTGCGGTCTACCTCATGGGCCTTTCCGTTCCGTTTCTCTCCAACGCGGCCAAGAGAAGCCCAGGAACGACGTTTGGTCTCGGGTTCTTCATCTACAACGTCATGGTCCTGTTCCACGTCTGGGTTGTCGCCTACGCCTTCGTCCCCGGTGGCCCTCTTGTGCGCGAGCACACTGACTGGGTCATGATCACGACTTTCCTCCtgatcggcgccggcgtcttcgacCTGACCTCGTcgcaagcccgccgccgcgagacCCGTCGTTCATCTCCGTCGCAGCATAAGAAGTATCACACGGTcgcggccgccttcgtcaacgttgtcttcctcgccgcggcaTTCATGCGGTTCCCCACGAACGACTACAAGCCCTACCATGCGGAGGACCGCATTATGACGGCCGGCATCTGGACGATCCACTTCTCGCTGGACAACGACATGTGGTCATCCGAGTACCGCATGCGCGATCTGATCAAGGAGTTGGAGCTGGACGTGGTCGGTCTCCTCGAGTCGGACCTTCAACGTATCATCATGGGCAACCGCGACACGACGCagttcctcgccgaggacctcggcatGTACGTCGACTACGGCCCGGGCCCGAACAAGCACACGTGGGGCTCGGCGCTGCTTTCCAAATTCCCGATCCTCAAGTCGACGCACCACCTCCTGCCGAgccccgtcggcgagctggcgcCGGCCATCGCCGCGACCCTGGACGTGTACGGGCAGGAAGTGGACGTATTCGTGTTCCACTCGGGCCAGGAGGAGGACCCCGAAGACCGGCGGCTGCAGACGGAGTACCTCTCGAAGCTCATGGGCGAGTCCAAGAACCCGTCGGTGCTGCTGTCGTACCTCGTGACGAAGCCTCTGGAGGGCAACTACAACACGTATGTCAGCAGCACGTCGGGGATGCACGATGTGGACCCGAGCGACTGGGACCGGTGGTGCGAGTACATCCTTTACAAGGGCCTCAAGCGCACGGGGTACGCGCGCGTCAGCCGCAGCACCATCACGGATACGGAGCTGCAAGTGGCCAAGTTTGTGATCCCGcagaccaaggaggaggtgcAGCGGATCGAGGCggtggacgacgagacgcgCAACAAACgcgtggcggaggaggaggtgccGCAGGGCTGGCGGTTCCCGGGCATGTTCCGGGGCCAAGGCGTGCGCGACCACCGGTACCACGTTTTCAGCGAGCCGAGATACTACAATCACTGA
- a CDS encoding Putative U3 small nucleolar RNA-associated protein, which yields MSVAEKARFYLERSVPQLREWEEKEIFTKDEIRTIVQKRSDFEHRILAPRSKPDDFSAYAKWEHSLETLRAKRCKRMKIGHVVSQHTSQARVLAIYERAVNRHPGRKDLWLEYLAYTADVKATKRWRRTMAAALRMMPTDADLWVFAGRRSASNGDMGGARGYFMRGCRFCTTEGTLWIEYARCEMEWLAKMEAKKGGAGKKKAEQENPLAGEKMDDDDEIKFHDEEEDDDEHDGDDALRLPVPAKDKAALNEEDSRALKNNPALDGAIPMAIFDISRKQPFFGPETAERFFDMFAAFASKVSSAAKIVAHVVDAMREQDAAHPATWNCHIRLPLVGVSPDTPQFPLGLREVLSRLGRGLDETSDGEALRSKSLVWIELILLVNDLDEGIRAVLEHTKGKLQS from the exons ATGTCCGTCGCCGAAAAGGCCCGCTTCTACTTGGAGCGCTCCGTTCCCCAATTGCGCGAatgggaggagaaggagataTTCACAAAG GATGAGATCCGCACCATCGTCCAGAAGCGCAGCGACTTCGAGCACCGCATCCTCGCCCCCCGTTCCAAACCCGACGACTTCAGCGCCTACGCCAAGTGGGAGCACTCCCTCGAGACCCTCCGCGCCAAGCGCTGCAAGCGCATGAAGATCGGTCACGTCGTCTCCCAGCACACGAGCCAGGCGcgcgtcctcgccatctACGAGCGCGCCGTCAACAGGCACCCCGGCCGCAAGGACCTCTGGCTCGAGTACCTTGCCTACACGGCCGATGTCAAGGCCACGAAGCGCTGGCGCcgcaccatggccgccgccctgcgcATGATgcccaccgacgccgacctctgGGTCTTTGCCGGCCGCCGCTCCGCCTCCAATGGCGACATGGGCGGCGCCCGAGGCTACTTCATGCGCGGCTGCCGCTTCTGCACCACCGAGGGCACCCTGTGGATCGAGTACGCTCGCTGCGAGATGGAGTGGCTGGCCAAGatggaggccaagaagggcggcgcgggcaagaagaaggccgagcaggagaaCCCACTGGCCGgcgagaagatggacgacgacgacgagatcaagttccacgacgaggaagaggacgacgacgagcacgacGGGGACGATGCGCTGAGgctgccggtgccggccaaggacaaggcgGCGCTGAACGAGGAGGACAGCAGGGCGCTTAAGAACAAcccggccctcgacggcgccatACCGATGGCCATCTTCGACATCTCGCGGAAGCAGCCCTTCTTCGGCCCGGAGACCGCCGAGCGCTTCTTTGACATgttcgccgccttcgccagCAAGGTCTCGTCCGCGGCCAAGATCGTCgcgcacgtcgtcgacgcgaTGCGCGAGCAGGACGCCGCCCACCCGGCGACGTGGAACTGCCACATCCGCCTGCCCCTTGTCGGCGTCAGCCCGGACACGCCGCAGTTCCCGCTTGGCCTGCGCGAGGTGCTGTCGCGCCTGGGCCGCGGCCTGGACGAGACGTCGGACGGGGAGGCTTTGAGGAGCAAGTCTCTTGTGTGGATCGAGCTGATATTGctcgtcaacgacctcgacgagggcatcAGGGCCGTGCTGGAGCATACGAAGGGCAAGTTGCAGTCATAG
- a CDS encoding Putative EVE domain, PUA-like superfamily protein, which yields MVLRASYLLTYRSIASQTRAVHGTFPLTMPAVTRSLRSSTRPSTTTTTTTASDERKPAPEKTKTSGAAVKNKKSANSAAPPKVAGDRKRKAEEPKPELADDEPNPKPAKKAKKPAAGKKEAPPKKTKDELAALRDAPVPDVNPDAEPRDPPGPRYWLMKSEPDVRVEDGYEIKFSIDDLAAKKTPEGWEGIRNYVARNNLRGMRRGDKAFFYHSNCKEPGVVGIMSIVKEHSPDWNACINDNPYYDAAAPHDGSRWSLVHVKIEHKFPRIVPLSLLKESRSTTGPLRDMELLKQARLSVTKVTREEWDEVIRMARERDEDGEWDRTVEESKKFPNYSAA from the exons ATGGTTTTACGAGCAAGCTACCTTCTCACCTACAGAAGCATTGCATCTCAAACTCGCGCAGTCCACGGCACATTCCCGCTCACAATGCCCGCCGTCACTCGTAGTCTgcggtcgtcgacgcgcccaagcacgacgacgacaacgacgacggcttcgGACGAGAGGAAGCCAGCGCCCGAAAAGACCAAGACCTCGGGGGCAGCGgtgaagaacaagaagagtGCGAACTCGGCAGCTCCGCCAAAGGTGGCCGGCGATCGCAAGAGGAAAGCCGAGGAACCCAAGCCCGAactcgccgacgacgagcccaaccccaagcccgccaagaaggccaag AAGCCGGCTGCAGGAAAAAAGGAGGCGCcgcccaagaagaccaaggacgagctcgccgcGCTGCGTGACGCTCCGGTCCCGGACGTCAACCCGGACGCCGAGCCCAGGGACCCGCCGGGCCCGCGGTACTGGCTGATGAAGTCGGAGCCGGACGTACGCGTTGAGGACGGCTATGAGATCAAGTTCTCCATCGACGATctggcggccaagaagacgCCCGAGGGGTGGGAAG GCATTCGCAACTACGTTGCGCGGAATAACCTCAGGGGGATGCGCAGGGGCGACAAGGCCTTCTTCTACCACTCCAACTGCAAGGAGCCCGGCGTTGTGGGCATCATGAGCATCGTCAAGGAACACTCCCCAGATT GGAACGCCTGCATCAACGACAACCCGTActacgacgccgccgcccctcaCGATGGCAGCCGTTGGAGCCTCGTCCACGTCAAGATCGAACACAAGTTCCCACGCATCGTGCCGCTGAGCCTGCTCAAGGAGTCGCGCAGTACCACCGGCCCGCTGCGGGACATGGAGCTGCTGAAGCAGGCCCGGCTGAGCGTCACCAAGGTCACGCGCGAGGAGTGGGACGAGGTCATCCGCATGGCTCGGGagcgcgacgaggacggcgagtGGGACAGGACCGTCGAGGAGTCCAAGAAGTTCCCCAACTACTCGGCGGCGTGA
- a CDS encoding Putative cytochrome P450, which produces MAPETSHLWLWLGFAAVAGVVYVTGIVVYRLFFHPLAKYPGPLIAKITDGYQLYHAWNGDRHLDFYKLHNQYGNVVRFGPNSLSFNSATSLKDIYGFRTNVRKAEFYDAFVHPAPNTHNARDKEIHARKRRVLAHGFSDSAMKEMERYILGNVRAFTTEVGRGASDETKGWSTPKNMADWCNYLAMDILGDLSFGKAFHMLEAPDNRFALDLIAAATKRHLLCGTMPIVDKLKLDRLLFPTIAAGRARYMAYSKGQLTERTKMGEDTDRRDFFYYLLKARDPETGQGFSVPELWGESNLLIIAGADTTSTAMAATLFYLVRNAAALERVTAEVRGKFANVEDIRQGAALNTCNYLRACIDEAMRLSPSVGGLLPREVLAGGATIDGARVPEGTVVGTPHYTIHHNEAYYPSAYAYAPERWIVGEANPAFGGRATTEEDVARAQSAFCPFSIGARGCIGKGLAYAEMSTALARTLFLYDLRKAVGVEDPAEGRPGRGEGRERVGEMQLFDTFTSMKDGPMLEFRARA; this is translated from the exons ATGGCGCCCGAGACGAGTCAtctctggctctggctgGGTTTTGCCGCCGTAGCAGGCGTCGTATAC GTCACTGGCATCGTCGTCTAccgcctcttcttccacccgCTGGCCAAGTACCCGGGCCCCTTGATCGCCAAGATCACGGATGGCTACCAGCTCTACCACGCGTGGAATGGCGACCGCCACCTGGACTTTTACAAGCTTCACAACCAATACG GCAACGTCGTCCGCTTCGGCCCCAACTCGCTCTCGTTCAactcggcgacgtcgctcAAGGACATCTACGGCTTCCGCACCAACGTGCGCAAGGCCGAGTTCTACGATGCCTTCGTCCACCCGGCGCCCAACACGCACAACGCGCGCGACAAGGAGATCCACGCGCGCAAGCGCCGCGTGCTCGCCCACGGCTTCTCTGACAGCGCcatgaaggagatggagcGCTACATCCTGGGCAACGTGCGCGCCTTCACGACCGAggtcggccgcggcgcctCGGATGAGACCAAGGGCTGGTCGACGCCCAAGAACATGGCCGACTGGTGCAACTACCTGGCCATGGACATCCTCGGGGACCTGTCGTTCGGCAAGGCGTTCCACATGCTGGAGGCACCCGATAACCGGTTCGCGCTGGACTTGATTGCCGCGGCGACCAAGAGGCATCTTCTC TGCGGCACGATGCCCAtcgtcgacaagctcaagctcgACAGGCTCCTGTTTCCGACCATCGCGGCCGGCCGCGCGCGGTACATGGCCTACAGCAAGGGGCAGCTGACGGAACGCACCAAGATGGGCGAGGACACTGACCGACGCGACTTCTTCTACTACCTCCTCAAGGCGCGCGACCCGGAGACGGGGCAGGGCTTCTCGGTGCCGGAGCTCTGGGGCGAGTCGAATCTGCT TatcatcgccggcgccgacacaacatcgacggccatggccgcGACGCTCTTCTACCTCGTCCGCAACGCAGCGGCCCTCGAGCGAgtgacggccgaggtgcgcggcaagttcgccaacgtcgaggaCATCCGCCAGGGCGCGGCGCTCAACACGTGCAACTACCTCCGCGCCtgcatcgacgaggccatgcgCCTGTCCCCCTCGGTGGGCGGCCTCCTCCCGCGCGAGgtgctcgccggcggcgcgaccatcgacggcgcccgCGTGCCCgagggcaccgtcgtcggcacgCCGCACTACACGATCCACCACAACGAGGCGTATTACCCGTCGGCGTACGCGTACGCGCCGGAGCGGTGGATCGTCGGCGAGGCGAACCCGGCGTTCGGAGgccgggcgacgacggaggaggacgtGGCGCGGGCCCAGAGCGCCTTCTGCCCCTTCTCCATCGGCGCGCGCGGGTGTATCGGCAAGGGGCTGGCGTACGCCGAgatgtcgacggcgctggcccGGACGCTGTTCCTGTACGACCTGcgcaaggccgtcggcgtcgaggacccgGCC